The following proteins come from a genomic window of bacterium:
- a CDS encoding four helix bundle protein, producing MMERGIEQGTRDRGQRTGNGPRRKGDDIADRLLDAVEGVRQLLPGLRADAASQHVSKQLWRAVTGGGANYEEARGAESRADFVHKVRVATKELREAYYWLRVVQRSNWLPPGAADRLVDEASQLVAILVASARTARSSGAS from the coding sequence ATGATGGAACGGGGAATTGAACAAGGAACTAGGGACAGGGGACAGAGGACCGGCAACGGCCCGCGGCGCAAGGGCGACGACATCGCCGACCGACTGCTCGACGCGGTGGAGGGCGTGCGGCAGCTGTTGCCAGGCTTGCGGGCCGACGCCGCCTCGCAGCACGTCTCCAAGCAGCTATGGCGAGCGGTCACCGGAGGCGGCGCGAATTACGAAGAAGCGCGGGGCGCCGAGAGTCGTGCGGACTTTGTGCACAAGGTGCGGGTCGCGACCAAAGAGCTGAGGGAGGCGTACTACTGGTTACGGGTCGTGCAGCGGTCCAACTGGCTGCCGCCGGGTGCCGCGGACCGCTTGGTCGACGAGGCGAGCCAACTCGTCGCCATCCTGGTGGCGTCGGCGCGCACGGCCAGGTCTAGCGGCGCGTCGTGA